In Chanodichthys erythropterus isolate Z2021 chromosome 11, ASM2448905v1, whole genome shotgun sequence, a single window of DNA contains:
- the fhod1 gene encoding FH1/FH2 domain-containing protein 1 isoform X3 produces MTTITCRVQYLEDSDPFVCSNFPEPRRPPPYDLNEHLQLNEQIAGVHKLLEAPLKLEECALQLASNGNYLDLDSSLAEQRDDLEQLYEDVEKGKKPILILRTQLSVRVHSILEKLYNSHGPELRRSLFSLKQLFQDDKDLVPEFVLSEGLTCFIKVGAEADHNYQNYILRALSQIMLFVDGMNGVVNHNETVQWLYTLSGSLSRLVVKTALKLLIVFVEYTESNSPLLIQAVNIVDGKRGVKPWTYLIDILSAKNGSDTELLIYTMTLINKTLAALPDQDSFYDVTDCLEQLGMEGVVQKYMTSSGTESDLKQQFTIYENALRNEDGETDEATPNIRRDRRKLNPSEQEGRRSRRSSSHSLPDNSFRPASPTVSVSSNSPTLDVMRTASPQQSDSSNSPVPGSPVLTSPSSTTSGSPTPPLAQVTNGAESVVASEPEHNLGRSFMSQYIAHMGISRRRLKKERSITEETSRISNRASFTETDSPQEITAQSAAEQPSRTEGKRVFNPETVNRDLPVLRNLEDTFLRSLAVSQWEKKRKSFGLHERPSLSVSVASTEAETSTEAEQPVSSSDTTGPISGQESQGVKLTRHTLEQPEDTTTAHNEAEGGLQRQGSTAEQHSTLSNDRKFMLDMLYSKDNTSSGGLKSPSLESALEEHGITSMAGRLSRLQSCSSQPTEDTSRRTELESLGGTAQAARARLAEEQMLKKMRPQYSIEAETHSQSLEKTMMTPLSRGSRDAWEKLQPNSRPLRIKDLDFSDLMEEEDIDVLDIDTFDTSLPNGILPPPPPVPGLGSAPPPPPPPPLPPGSASLAPPPPPPPPPPGSTTLALSPPLPPPGGLSVPPPPPGLLPPSPSQGIDPAFLKKRKTVKLFWKELKQPDSPRKCKFGRGTVWASLDKVAVDTAKLEHLFESKGKELPVAKKCAEAKKAVILVLDPKRSNAINIGMTVLPAVHVIKSAILTFDEFAISKEGIEKILTMTPTDEEKQKIQEAQLANPDVPLGTAEQFLLTLSSISGLTARLQLWAFKLNYETLEKEIAEPLFDLKLGMEQLAKNKTFKRILATLLAIGNFLNSSNAKGFELSYLEKVTEVKDTVHRQSLLHHTCNFVVENYPDTTDLYSEIPAITRSAKVEFEQLSENLIQLERKCKASWDNLKVVAKHETKPNLKNKMTEFLKDCTERIIILKVVHRRIINRFHSFLLYLGQPSYSVRDTKVTQFCKIISEFALEYRTTRERVLTQKRKRAVHRERTKTRGKMITETEKFSGAVPQLSLEDSPSPVSSTIESEPAQEEHENMKNLLTANNDNSKLRRSRAVRKILTTGGDTTPISPTLQWSDEEGPYESDFAPTSPVESQSAQDDDDDDDDDEGLGRVSTHMSVAKEDSASSQDDATDEIMDRLVKSVTQNPTERASSPKTRKRSRLNRKSLRRTLKSGLSVDVVQALGLGSPNGKV; encoded by the exons AGAAGTTGTATAACTCCCATGGCCCTGAGCTCCGGCGGTCCTTGTTTTCTTTAAAGCAACTCTTCCAG GATGATAAGGACTTGGTTCCAGAGTTTGTGCTCTCTGAGGGTCTGACATGTTTCATTAAAGTGGGTGCTGAGGCAGATCATAACTACCAGAACTACATCCTCAGAG CTCTCAGTCAGATCATGCTGTTTGTGGATGGAATGAACGGTGTTGTGAACCACAACGAGACGGTACAGTGGCTGTACACACTGAGTGGCAGCCTG TCTCGGCTGGTTGTAAAGACAGCTCTGAAGTTGCTGATAGTGTTTGTGGAATACACTGAGTCCAACAGTCCACTCCTCATTCAAGCTGTCAACATTGTGGATGGAAAGAGag GTGTGAAGCCTTGGACGTACCTAATAGATATCCTGTCAGCGAAGAATGGATCGGACACAGAGCTGCTCATCTACACCATGACCCTCATCAACAAG ACTCTGGCAGCACTTCCAGATCAGGACTCATTTTATGATGTGACAGACTGTTTGGAGCAGCTAGGAATGGAAGGCGTCGTCCAGAAATACATGACTAGCAGTGGCACAGAAAGTGACCTTAAACAACAGTTCACCATTTATGAA AATGCCCTCAGGAATGAAGATGGTGAGACAGATGAAGCGACACCTAACATCCGTAGAGACAGAAGGAAACTGAACCCCAGCGAGCAGGAGGGCAGGAGGAGCCGGCGGTCATCATCTCACAGTCTTCCAGATAATTCCTTTCGACCCGCTTCCCCAACCGTATCAGTTTCTTCTAATAGCCCTACACTAG ATGTGATGCGCACAGCCTCCCCTCAGCAGTCAGATTCCTCTAATTCTCCTGTTCCTGGCAGTCCTGTGTTGACCAGCCCCTCCTCTACAACCTCTGGCTCCCCAACTCCACCCCTCGCTCAGGTGACTAATGGAGCCGAGTCTGTTGTCGCCTCTGAGCCGGAACACAACTT GGGGCGCTCTTTTATGAGTCAGTACATAGCTCACATGGGGATTTCTAGACGGAGGTTAAAAAAGGAGAGGTCAATAACAGAGGAAACCTCAAGAATCTCCAACAG AGCGTCTTTCACAGAAACGGACTCTCCTCAGGAGATCACTGCCCAGTCAGCTGCAGAGCAACCCAGCCGGACGGAGGGAAAACGAGTCTTCAA TCCAGAGACTGTGAATAGAGACTTGCCAGTTCTGAGGAATTTAGA AGACACGTTCTTGCGTTCTCTGGCTGTGTCCCAGTGGGAGAAGAAAAGGAAGTCATTTGGCTTACATGAGAGACCTTCTCTAAGCGTGAGTGTGGCGTCTACAGAAGCAGAGACGTCTACTGAAGCAGAGCAGCCGGTCTCCAGCTCAGACACCACAG GACCTATTAGTGGTCAGGAGTCTCAGGGGGTAAAATTGACCAGGCACACCCTGGAGCAGCCAGAGGACACAACCACAGCCCACAATGAAGCAG AGGGTGGTTTGCAGCGTCAGGGCAGTACAGCGGAACAGCACAGCACCCTCTCTAATGACAGGAAGTTCATGTTGGACATGCTTTACTCCAAAGACAACACCTCCTCTGGAGGTCTAAAAAGTCCAAGTCTGGAAAGTGCACTTGAGGAGCATGGGATCACCAGTATGGCCGGACGGCTCTCCAGACTGCAGTCTTGCTCTTCTCAGCCAACAGAGGACACGTCCAGGCGGACAGAGCTGGAGAGCCTAGGAGGTACTGCTCAGGCCGCTCGCGCTAGGCTAGCAGAGGAACAAATGCTCAAGAAGATGCGTCCACAGTACAGTATTGAAGCTGAGACGCATTCACAGAGTTTGGAGAAGACAATGATGACACCGTTGTCCAGGGGTAGTCGGGATGCCTGGGAGAAGCTGCAGCCCAATTCCAGACCTCTGCGGATTAAAGATCTTGACTTCTCTGATCTGATGGAGGAGGAGGATATCGATGTGCTGGATATAGACACTTTTGACACCTCTTTGCCTAATGGAATACTGCCACCCCCTCCTCCAGTGCCAGGACTGGGTTCTGCCCCCCCACCGCCACCTCCTCCCCCTCTTCCTCCTGGTTCTGCTTCTCTGGCTCCACCCccgcctcctcctcctcctcctcctggaTCTACTACTTTAGCTCTATCCCCTCCTCTTCCACCTCCTGGAGGTTTGAGTGTGCCCCCTCCTCCTCCAGGACTCCTTCCTCCGTCTCCATCTCAGGGGATTGATCCGGCTTTTCTAAAGAAACGGAAAACGGTCAAGCTGTTCTGGAAGGAGCTTAAGCAGCCCGATAGCCCCAGGAAGTGCAAGTTTGGGCGGGGCACAGTGTGGGCTTCGCTTGATAAGGTTGCAGTCGATACAGCTAAGCTAGAGCACCTGTTTGAGTCCAAGGGCAAGGAACTTCCAGTAGCAAAG aaatgtgctgaGGCTAAGAAAGCAGTAATTTTAGTGCTTGATCCTAAGAGAAGCAATGCCATCAACATCGGCATGACTGTTTTGCCTGCTGTACATGTCATCAAGAGTGCCATCCTTACCTTTGACGAGTTTGCCATCAGTAAAGAGGGCATTGAG AAAATCCTGACTATGACTCCAACAGATGAAGAGAAACAGAAGATTCAGGAGGCACAGCTGGCTAACCCTGACGTACCGCTGGGTACAGCAGAGCAGTTCCTGCTCACTCTTTCTTCCATCAGTGGCCTTACAGCCAGATTACAGCTCTGGGCCTTTAAACTGAACTATGAGACCCTGGAGAAG GAGATTGCAGAGCCTCTTTTTGACCTCAAACTGGGTATGGAACAACTTGCCAAGAACAAAACCTTCAAGCGTATCCTAGCAACATTACTGGCCATTGGAAACTTCCTCAATAGCTCCAAT GCTAAGGGCTTTGAGCTCAGTTATTTGGAGAAGGTAACTGAGGTAAAGGACACCGTACACAGGCAGTCTCTGCTTCATCATACCTGCAATTTTGTGGTGGAAAACTACCCAGATACGACAGACCTTTACTCTGAGATCCCTGCTATTACACGCTCTGCTAAA GTGGAGTTTGAGCAGTTGTCTGAAAACCTGATTCAGTTGGAGAGAAAATGCAAAGCCTCTTGGGACAATCTTAAAGTAGTGGCTAAACATGAAACTAAACCTAACTTGAAgaataaaatgacagaattcCTGAAAGACTGTACTGAAAGGATCATCATCCTTAAAGTAGTGCACAGACGCATTATTAacag GTTTCATTCCTTCTTGCTATACTTGGGTCAGCCTTCATACTCAGTGCGGGACACTAAAGTAACTCAGTTCTGCAAGATCATCAGTGAGTTTGCCCTAGAGTACCGCACTACTCGAGAGAGAGTCCTCACCCAGAAACGCAAACGTGCTGTCCACCGGGAGCGCACCAAAACCCGGGGCAAGATGATTACAGAG ACAGAGAAGTTTTCTGGAGCAGTTCCACAGCTATCTCTGGAGGACAGCCCATCCCCAGTTTCTTCAACAATAGAATCAGAGCCAGCCCAAGAGGAGCATGAGAACATGAAAAACCTGCTCACCGCCAACAACGACAACAGCAAGCTGCGCAGGAGCCGTGCTGTACGAA AGATTCTTACCACTGGTGGTGACACTACTCCAATTTCACCAACCCTTCAGTGGAGTGATGAAG AGGGGCCTTATGAGTCTGACTTCGCTCCTACTTCACCAGTAGAGAGCCAGTCAGcacaggatgatgatgatgatgatgatgatgatgaag GTTTAGGCAGGGTTAGCACACACATGTCTGTAGCCAAAGAGGACAGCGCCAGCTCACAGGATGATGCCACAGATGAGATCATGGATCGTCTGGTTAAGTCTGTCACCCAGAATCCCACAGAGAGGGCGTCTAGTCCAAAAACACGGAAACGCTCACGGCTTAACCGAAAGTCAT TGCGGAGGACTCTAAAGAGTGGCTTGAGTGTGGATGTGGTGCAGGCCCTTGGCCTCGGCAGTCCTAATGGGAAGGTCTGA